The region TGCTCGAAACGGGAGACGCTGCGGTGTATAAGGACGGCAACGCTGGTTGGTTCAACCCCGAAATGCTCAAACTGGTGCTTGAGCAAAAAGCGGTTGAGGCGGGAGTGCGCCTGTTTTACCATGTTTATTTCTCCGAAGCCGTGGTTGAAGATCGGGTTTTAAAGGGCGTGGTGGTCGAAACCAAATCCGGGCGCGGCATGATTGCCGCAGAGGTTTGCATTGACGCGTCTGGCGATGCCGATCTGGCGTTTCAGGCCGGGGTGCCGATGGTGGTGGGCCGCCCCGAAGATCATGCCAATCAGCCGATGGCCTTGCGTTTTAATTTGGGCCATGTCGATCTGATCAAGGCCCGTGATTATTTCGCTTCTTTGGGAGAGTTTGATTGGACAGACAATCCCCACGACCCAGAATTGCCCCTCTGGACGACTGCCTGCACCTGGGATAAGTCCTGGCCGCTCAGCCCTGTTTTTCAAGCTGCGGTGGCAGCTGGGGACCTGAGTGAAGATGATGCCGCCTATTTTCAGATCTTTACCGTACCGGGCCGTCCGGGAGAAGTGGCTTTTAATTGCCCGCGCATGGATCAGCTTAAAAATTCACTTGATTTTCAGCAACGCAGCCAGGTTCAGGTTGAAGGCAAGCAGCGGATTCTCAAGCTTTGGCGCTTTTGCCAGCACTATTTGCCGGGCTTTGAAAAAAGTTTCATTGCCCAGATTGCGCCCATGCCTGGTATTCGTGAATCACGCCGGATTGTGGGTGAGTATGTGCTGAGCAGTGAAGATTTTTTTGCTGCGCGTAAATTCCCCGATGCGATTGCCCGCAACAATTACCCGATAGATATTCACAGCCGCGACAAAAGCGGAGGCCTGCATTTTATGAAGGCGGGAGATTATCACGAAATTCCTTTTCGCTGTCTGTTGCCGCTTGAAATCGAGAATCTTCTGGTGGCGGGGCGTTGTCTTTCAGCGGATTTCGCGGCCCAGGGGGCTGTGCGGATTATTCCCAACTGTTATGCCATGGGGCAGGCCGCAGGTACTGCCGCAGCTTTGGCTGTGCAGCAAGCCTGCAGTCCACGGGAGCTGGATTCTGAAACCCT is a window of bacterium (Candidatus Blackallbacteria) CG13_big_fil_rev_8_21_14_2_50_49_14 DNA encoding:
- a CDS encoding FAD-dependent oxidoreductase, which produces MKQAEMKLPYLAECDVLVLGGGSAGAAAAIAAARSGARTILVEQNGFLGGTSTAALVTPMMANHLQEKPLNQGIYLEVLNTLLETGDAAVYKDGNAGWFNPEMLKLVLEQKAVEAGVRLFYHVYFSEAVVEDRVLKGVVVETKSGRGMIAAEVCIDASGDADLAFQAGVPMVVGRPEDHANQPMALRFNLGHVDLIKARDYFASLGEFDWTDNPHDPELPLWTTACTWDKSWPLSPVFQAAVAAGDLSEDDAAYFQIFTVPGRPGEVAFNCPRMDQLKNSLDFQQRSQVQVEGKQRILKLWRFCQHYLPGFEKSFIAQIAPMPGIRESRRIVGEYVLSSEDFFAARKFPDAIARNNYPIDIHSRDKSGGLHFMKAGDYHEIPFRCLLPLEIENLLVAGRCLSADFAAQGAVRIIPNCYAMGQAAGTAAALAVQQACSPRELDSETLMAALQTQQLLA